A stretch of the Odontesthes bonariensis isolate fOdoBon6 chromosome 5, fOdoBon6.hap1, whole genome shotgun sequence genome encodes the following:
- the cspg5a gene encoding chondroitin sulfate proteoglycan 5 isoform X13, protein MQRKEANVCTGCWRLTLLWCVLALHLIPLSVHGNVAGTNATEPDTAVNITSPLIEEEGPVKVNEGITMGTGISITATSNPISTVTPRAGRIPRAGEEDDQSSGMFGEAVFPTVEEVSVAAPPQLSLDSAETEHLLPSNPRQQEVVEGEEEGDEEEMRLPDPDPPRIHAKDTSVFDLDHLFTTTAAPPSTPTNPSSPDVLHVDFFDPSSRGRNLDLAPPSPSSLAHELQGGDATSWAMPENYDYLTPYEDGISPTADEYTYSTTTDAYESDDDLRDAAGPPARSKPQVPGSDAVIPGKSYPGVGAPVPNVPAAAPPAVSPNGCPVGFQVVNGSCRSACDMQPTYCLNGGQCYQLDGDGIFCRCNVQDYIWHKGARCESVVTEFQVMCLAVGASALVVLLLFMIVVCFAKKLHVLKTENKKLRKRRKP, encoded by the exons GAAATGTTGCTGGGACCAATGCCACTGAGCCGGACACCGCAGTCAATATCACCTCCCCACTTATCGAGGAGGAAGGCCCAGTCAAGGTAAATGAAGGCATCACCATGGGAACTGGAATCAGCATCACTGCCACTTCTAACCCAATCAGCACCGTGACCCCGAGGGCGGGGCGTATCCCTCGTGCTGGAGAGGAGGACGATCAGAGCAGTGGCATGTTTGGAGAAGCGGTATTTCCTACGGTGGAGGAAGTGAGCGTAGCAGCACCGCCACAGCTAAGCCTTGATTCAGCCGAGACAGAGCATCTGTTGCCCAGCAACCCACGCCAACAGGAAGTcgtggagggagaggaggagggggatgaAGAAGAGATGCGTCTGCCAGATCCCGACCCACCTCGGATCCATGCTAAGGACACATCTGTGTTTGACCTCGACCACCTTTTCACCACAACTGCTGCCCCACCATCGACCCCTACTAACCCCTCTAGCCCCGACGTCCTCCACGTGGACTTCTTTGACCCCTCCTCTCGTGGGCGTAACCTTGACTTAGCCCCTCCCTCTCCTTCATCTCTAGCCCATGAGCTGCAAGGCGGGGACGCCACTTCCTGGGCAATGCCGGAAAATTACGACTACCTTACACCCTACGAGGATGGCATTTCTCCCACTGCTGATGAGTACACCTACAGCACCACGACCGATGCCTATGAGAGCGATGATGACCTACGAGACGCTGCCGGGCCTCCTGCGCGCTCCAAGCCCCAGGTCCCAGGGTCAGACGCCGTCATCCCTGGGAAGTCTTATCCTGGTGTTGGAGCTCCGGTACCAAATGTCCCTGCTGCGGCACCTCCAGCTGTGTCACCAAACGGATGCCCCGTGGGCTTTCAAGTGGTGAATGGAAGCTGTCGCTCAGCCTGTGACATGCAGCCCACCTACTGCCTCAATGGAGGACAGTGTTACCAACTGGATGGCGACGGAATTTTCTGCAG ATGCAACGTCCAGGATTACATTTGGCACAAGGGTGCCCGCTGCGAGTCAGTGGTGACCGAGTTCCAGGTGATGTGTCTGGCCGTGGGCGCCTCAGCTCTGGTGGTCCTGCTGCTCTTCATGATCGTCGTCTGCTTCGCAAAGAAGCTCCACGTGCTCAAGACGGAGAACAAGAAGTTGCGTAAGCGCAG
- the cspg5a gene encoding chondroitin sulfate proteoglycan 5 isoform X12, with amino-acid sequence MQRKEANVCTGCWRLTLLWCVLALHLIPLSVHGNVAGTNATEPDTAVNITSPLIEEEGPVKVNEGITMGTGISITATSNPISTVTPRAGRIPRAGEEDDQSSGMFGEAVFPTVEEVSVAAPPQLSLDSAETEHLLPSNPRQQEVVEGEEEGDEEEMRLPDPDPPRIHAKDTSVFDLDHLFTTTAAPPSTPTNPSSPDVLHVDFFDPSSRGRNLDLAPPSPSSLAHELQGGDATSWAMPENYDYLTPYEDGISPTADEYTYSTTTDAYESDDDLRDAAGPPARSKPQVPGSDAVIPGKSYPGVGAPVPNVPAAAPPAVSPNGCPVGFQVVNGSCRSACDMQPTYCLNGGQCYQLDGDGIFCRCNVQDYIWHKGARCESVVTEFQVMCLAVGASALVVLLLFMIVVCFAKKLHVLKTENKKLRKRRTSWRTR; translated from the exons GAAATGTTGCTGGGACCAATGCCACTGAGCCGGACACCGCAGTCAATATCACCTCCCCACTTATCGAGGAGGAAGGCCCAGTCAAGGTAAATGAAGGCATCACCATGGGAACTGGAATCAGCATCACTGCCACTTCTAACCCAATCAGCACCGTGACCCCGAGGGCGGGGCGTATCCCTCGTGCTGGAGAGGAGGACGATCAGAGCAGTGGCATGTTTGGAGAAGCGGTATTTCCTACGGTGGAGGAAGTGAGCGTAGCAGCACCGCCACAGCTAAGCCTTGATTCAGCCGAGACAGAGCATCTGTTGCCCAGCAACCCACGCCAACAGGAAGTcgtggagggagaggaggagggggatgaAGAAGAGATGCGTCTGCCAGATCCCGACCCACCTCGGATCCATGCTAAGGACACATCTGTGTTTGACCTCGACCACCTTTTCACCACAACTGCTGCCCCACCATCGACCCCTACTAACCCCTCTAGCCCCGACGTCCTCCACGTGGACTTCTTTGACCCCTCCTCTCGTGGGCGTAACCTTGACTTAGCCCCTCCCTCTCCTTCATCTCTAGCCCATGAGCTGCAAGGCGGGGACGCCACTTCCTGGGCAATGCCGGAAAATTACGACTACCTTACACCCTACGAGGATGGCATTTCTCCCACTGCTGATGAGTACACCTACAGCACCACGACCGATGCCTATGAGAGCGATGATGACCTACGAGACGCTGCCGGGCCTCCTGCGCGCTCCAAGCCCCAGGTCCCAGGGTCAGACGCCGTCATCCCTGGGAAGTCTTATCCTGGTGTTGGAGCTCCGGTACCAAATGTCCCTGCTGCGGCACCTCCAGCTGTGTCACCAAACGGATGCCCCGTGGGCTTTCAAGTGGTGAATGGAAGCTGTCGCTCAGCCTGTGACATGCAGCCCACCTACTGCCTCAATGGAGGACAGTGTTACCAACTGGATGGCGACGGAATTTTCTGCAG ATGCAACGTCCAGGATTACATTTGGCACAAGGGTGCCCGCTGCGAGTCAGTGGTGACCGAGTTCCAGGTGATGTGTCTGGCCGTGGGCGCCTCAGCTCTGGTGGTCCTGCTGCTCTTCATGATCGTCGTCTGCTTCGCAAAGAAGCTCCACGTGCTCAAGACGGAGAACAAGAAGTTGCGTAAGCGCAG